A part of Pararoseomonas sp. SCSIO 73927 genomic DNA contains:
- a CDS encoding nucleotidyl transferase AbiEii/AbiGii toxin family protein gives MADGTSWGGCPSATGGLPGSDDLAHAAAEIAITELGTSPYRARFPLHGAWAVGAWIGELPRPTQGIDLLDRGRGSADEVVEALQSALGPCPRGLLLDWADVRVRTKAARRSPLHRISIPAWLGRRRLDLRIDVTVARTAVSEIEFRPLRSRSTRSASIWAACCPAEEIVAEKAALLVTYGADHTRLQDVFDLRLLSRRIRFDGSALVDAMAAVFEGRDAARMLGRDDGYWQGAFNPRRVTPADEARWADLSGTAGPDARPRSLAATLGSLARFLVPVLQALRHGADLGTGWEPGTGWVATTARRPGRTWHPDTVARSDFRKAAIVMMGVGRK, from the coding sequence ATGGCCGACGGGACCTCCTGGGGAGGATGTCCCTCGGCCACGGGGGGTCTGCCGGGCAGCGACGACCTGGCCCACGCGGCGGCGGAGATCGCCATCACGGAGCTGGGCACCTCCCCATACCGCGCCCGGTTTCCCCTGCATGGGGCGTGGGCGGTCGGGGCATGGATCGGAGAGCTGCCGCGGCCGACGCAGGGCATCGATCTCCTGGATCGAGGGCGCGGATCCGCGGACGAGGTAGTCGAAGCCCTGCAGTCGGCCCTGGGACCGTGCCCTCGCGGCCTGCTCCTGGACTGGGCCGACGTGCGGGTCCGCACCAAGGCCGCCCGCCGGTCTCCCCTCCACCGGATCAGCATACCGGCGTGGCTGGGAAGGCGACGGCTCGACCTCCGGATCGACGTCACGGTAGCGCGCACGGCCGTCTCGGAGATTGAGTTCCGCCCCCTGCGCTCCCGTTCCACACGGTCGGCCTCGATCTGGGCAGCGTGCTGCCCGGCCGAGGAGATCGTGGCCGAGAAGGCCGCCCTGCTCGTGACGTACGGGGCCGACCACACGCGCCTCCAGGACGTCTTCGACCTCCGGCTCCTCTCGCGGCGGATCCGCTTCGACGGGTCAGCCCTGGTCGACGCGATGGCGGCTGTGTTCGAGGGACGGGATGCCGCCCGAATGCTCGGCCGTGACGACGGCTACTGGCAAGGCGCCTTCAACCCTCGCCGCGTGACGCCAGCCGATGAAGCCCGATGGGCCGACCTGTCCGGGACGGCGGGGCCAGATGCCCGGCCCAGGAGCCTGGCGGCCACGTTGGGGAGCCTGGCGCGGTTCCTGGTCCCGGTCCTCCAGGCACTCCGACATGGGGCCGACCTCGGGACGGGGTGGGAACCGGGGACCGGCTGGGTGGCGACGACGGCTCGTCGGCCAGGGCGGACGTGGCACCCCGACACGGTGGCGAGATCAGATTTCCGGAAAGCCGCAATAGTGATGATGGGGGTCGGCCGAAAATAA
- a CDS encoding tripartite tricarboxylate transporter substrate binding protein: MLTRRSIVAAGTGIGLGTALSPARAQSGAVRMIVPYAAGGPTDIQARILAETMAEPLRQRVVVENRTGAGVVVGTEAVAKAAPDGQTILLTTVAHAINPTLFPNLPFDTEKDFAPVALIAKVPLVLLVRKDLPVRDVGDFVEWVRSCKGQATYGSAGVGSAPHLGAALLLMMAKLDAVHIPYRGSGPAMSDLAAGRLDFYVDAATSALAQAKAGTGRALGWSMLKRSPAAPELPTFDESGIPGYEAYTWSGVFAPAATPREIVLRINAAAREAMAAPALQARFAELGAELAEPGPPEDLARFVSSEIEKWRNVVRQTGMSTQ, encoded by the coding sequence TTGCTGACCAGACGCTCCATCGTGGCGGCCGGGACCGGTATCGGTCTTGGTACTGCCCTCTCTCCGGCGCGGGCGCAGTCCGGCGCGGTCCGGATGATCGTGCCCTATGCCGCGGGCGGGCCGACCGACATCCAGGCGAGGATCCTCGCCGAGACGATGGCGGAGCCGCTGCGCCAACGTGTGGTGGTGGAGAACCGGACCGGCGCCGGAGTGGTGGTTGGGACGGAGGCGGTAGCGAAGGCGGCGCCGGACGGCCAGACCATCCTGCTGACGACGGTGGCCCACGCCATCAACCCCACCCTCTTTCCGAACCTGCCCTTCGATACCGAGAAGGACTTCGCCCCCGTCGCGCTGATCGCGAAGGTTCCCCTCGTCCTGCTCGTGCGCAAGGACCTTCCTGTCCGCGACGTCGGCGACTTCGTCGAGTGGGTGCGGTCCTGCAAGGGGCAGGCCACCTACGGGTCTGCTGGCGTCGGCAGCGCACCGCATCTCGGGGCAGCACTGCTGCTGATGATGGCCAAGCTGGACGCCGTCCACATCCCCTACCGCGGCTCCGGCCCGGCGATGAGCGACCTGGCGGCCGGGCGCCTGGATTTCTACGTCGACGCGGCCACCAGCGCCCTGGCGCAGGCCAAGGCCGGAACGGGACGTGCCCTGGGCTGGTCCATGCTGAAGCGCAGCCCGGCCGCCCCGGAGCTGCCAACGTTCGACGAGAGCGGCATCCCCGGGTACGAGGCCTACACCTGGTCCGGCGTCTTCGCCCCCGCCGCGACACCGCGGGAGATCGTCCTCCGGATCAACGCGGCTGCCCGAGAGGCCATGGCGGCACCGGCCCTTCAGGCGCGCTTCGCCGAACTGGGTGCCGAGCTTGCGGAGCCGGGTCCGCCGGAAGACCTGGCCCGCTTCGTATCGTCCGAGATCGAGAAGTGGCGCAACGTCGTCCGCCAGACCGGGATGAGCACGCAGTGA
- a CDS encoding MFS transporter, protein MPDRAIDAQQLASRLSFLIAGLGTGAWAPMVPYAKTRAGLDDGTLGLLLLCLGLGSIVAMPVAGALVTRLGCRRVTTPAVVCMILVLPLLAVLSDFTVLALALLVFGVGVGTLDCAMNVQAILIERAAGRPIMSGLHGLYSLGGILGAAGVSGILGLGTSPLAASLCAAAVLAVALLAAWPGMLTYGSAGGGPAFAIPRGPILLIGLLCFTVFLAEGAMLDWSAVFLTTERDLDPAWAGLGYAAFSLTMTICRLTGDLIVTRVGRTRVIMLGALCAASGLAMAAILPATLVAVLGFALVGIGCANIVPVLFTAVGRQRLMPEGAAVAAVTTLGYAGVLIGPAGIGLLAHATDLSAAFLLVAAMLVGVAASARSVRV, encoded by the coding sequence ATGCCTGACCGCGCGATTGATGCCCAACAGTTGGCAAGCCGCCTCTCCTTCCTGATCGCAGGTCTCGGCACTGGCGCGTGGGCGCCGATGGTCCCCTATGCCAAGACCAGGGCCGGGCTGGACGACGGCACCCTCGGGCTGCTCCTGCTGTGCCTCGGCCTTGGGTCCATCGTCGCCATGCCGGTCGCCGGTGCCCTGGTCACTAGGCTGGGCTGCCGCCGGGTGACGACCCCGGCGGTCGTGTGCATGATCCTAGTGCTGCCCCTCCTGGCCGTGCTCTCCGACTTCACGGTCCTGGCGCTTGCGCTGCTCGTGTTCGGGGTCGGCGTCGGAACGCTCGACTGCGCGATGAACGTCCAGGCCATCCTGATCGAGCGCGCCGCAGGCCGTCCCATCATGTCAGGCCTCCACGGCCTCTACAGCCTGGGCGGCATCCTCGGTGCGGCGGGCGTCAGCGGCATCCTCGGCCTGGGTACCTCGCCGCTCGCAGCCAGCCTCTGCGCCGCGGCCGTCCTGGCCGTTGCACTCCTGGCCGCCTGGCCGGGCATGCTGACCTACGGATCTGCCGGAGGCGGTCCTGCATTCGCCATCCCGCGCGGTCCCATCCTCCTGATCGGGCTGCTGTGCTTCACGGTGTTCCTGGCCGAGGGAGCGATGCTCGACTGGAGCGCGGTGTTCCTCACCACCGAGCGCGATCTCGACCCCGCCTGGGCCGGGCTTGGCTATGCGGCCTTCTCGCTGACCATGACCATCTGCCGTCTCACGGGCGACCTCATCGTGACAAGGGTCGGCCGGACCCGCGTGATCATGCTTGGGGCGCTGTGCGCAGCCTCAGGGCTGGCGATGGCCGCGATCCTGCCCGCAACCCTGGTCGCGGTCCTGGGGTTCGCGCTGGTCGGGATCGGCTGCGCCAACATCGTGCCGGTGCTCTTCACCGCCGTCGGCAGGCAGAGATTGATGCCCGAGGGTGCCGCAGTCGCCGCGGTGACAACCCTCGGGTATGCGGGCGTCCTCATCGGCCCCGCAGGTATCGGCCTCCTTGCCCACGCCACGGACCTATCTGCGGCCTTCCTCTTGGTAGCGGCCATGCTTGTCGGAGTTGCCGCAAGTGCGCGCAGCGTGCGGGTATGA
- a CDS encoding AAA family ATPase: MAEGAVEPWGQVGPEVDPLRRSLEHEPATLCALLMLRDALLQAPDFLTGAMQPGTVSIIQVPDVLWGRNVARALDLVVEALDTPPKSDSRAPALGTSGISRQDARSSASSPSRDLRGPDQFQIFDLPVRPAHNVEVFRDAVGRGTAIHVLSHAPDTLLSPDILLAEDARLVVEPPGSGVLALLAAALETGATVPLCCLPDVTGSSPDGTDVSPILVNLAHRRGQDAATFLGRLCTLVDRSKARLAAAKQESTLTLDDLPGQGEATAWGRQLVTDLTAFARGELDWSDVDRGVILEGPPGCGKSSFARALAGSAGVPLVSASLAQWQGAREGHLGHLLSAMKATFDEARRKAPAIILIDEVDSFPSRASVTHKHRDYVVEVINGLLEQLDGAVKRDGVVVIATCNDASNLDPAMTRAGRLERIIRLDRPDAPALQQILRVHLHGALQTEDLLPVARTAALRQAVGADIERWCRGARRRARAAGRLMVVDDLIQEVGPAPSVHHPDAVRRMAAHEAGHALGFASLGVCLVEQVVVEPTVGGLSSTTVDIAELVRGMPYATRRDVGEQLRAILAGRAAEEVLLGAPSGGAGGSQGSDLARATQLACAIVVSSGLDDHPEALLFLAPADDPVRLGHLLLVPEIRHRVSAVISQGYAEALDLVRKHRDAVERVAAALVEMGHLSGQEVEAMLSLRAPASDVVDGLS; the protein is encoded by the coding sequence GTGGCCGAGGGCGCAGTCGAGCCGTGGGGCCAGGTCGGGCCGGAGGTCGATCCACTCCGTCGATCGCTCGAGCATGAACCAGCGACGCTGTGCGCTCTGCTCATGCTCCGGGATGCCCTGCTGCAGGCGCCTGACTTCCTGACCGGTGCCATGCAGCCCGGCACAGTCAGCATCATCCAGGTTCCCGATGTGCTGTGGGGAAGGAATGTCGCACGGGCCTTGGATCTGGTGGTCGAAGCACTCGACACCCCTCCCAAGAGCGACAGCAGGGCACCGGCCTTGGGTACGTCCGGGATCAGTCGTCAGGACGCCCGTTCCAGTGCGTCGTCACCGTCAAGGGATCTCCGCGGCCCCGACCAGTTCCAGATCTTCGACCTGCCTGTACGCCCTGCGCACAATGTCGAAGTCTTCCGCGATGCCGTTGGCCGAGGGACAGCCATCCACGTCCTCTCGCATGCTCCTGACACGCTGCTCTCGCCTGACATCCTGCTCGCCGAGGACGCAAGGCTGGTGGTGGAGCCTCCTGGCAGCGGTGTCCTGGCGCTGCTGGCGGCCGCCCTGGAAACGGGTGCAACCGTCCCATTGTGCTGCCTGCCCGATGTCACCGGATCGTCCCCGGACGGGACGGACGTGTCGCCTATTCTTGTGAACCTGGCTCATCGGAGAGGACAGGATGCAGCGACCTTCCTTGGCCGTCTCTGCACCTTGGTCGACAGGTCCAAGGCACGTCTCGCCGCGGCGAAGCAGGAATCGACGTTGACCCTAGACGACCTGCCCGGACAGGGTGAAGCCACGGCCTGGGGACGACAGCTCGTCACGGATCTGACTGCCTTCGCGCGCGGGGAACTCGACTGGTCGGATGTGGATCGTGGCGTGATCCTCGAGGGACCGCCGGGCTGTGGGAAATCGAGCTTTGCCAGGGCGTTGGCAGGATCGGCCGGGGTGCCCTTGGTCAGCGCATCCCTCGCGCAGTGGCAGGGCGCTCGCGAGGGGCATCTCGGGCACCTACTGAGCGCAATGAAGGCTACCTTCGACGAGGCGCGGCGGAAGGCGCCAGCGATCATCCTCATCGACGAGGTTGACTCGTTTCCCAGCCGCGCATCTGTGACGCACAAGCACCGGGACTACGTCGTAGAAGTCATCAATGGGCTGCTCGAGCAGCTTGATGGGGCCGTCAAGCGGGACGGCGTAGTGGTCATCGCCACGTGCAACGACGCGTCCAACCTCGATCCTGCCATGACCCGGGCGGGACGTCTGGAACGCATCATCCGGCTGGACCGACCCGATGCGCCTGCTCTCCAGCAGATCCTGCGCGTCCATCTCCACGGCGCTCTCCAGACGGAGGACCTCCTGCCCGTCGCAAGGACGGCTGCTCTCCGGCAGGCTGTAGGTGCTGACATCGAACGCTGGTGCCGTGGAGCAAGGCGCCGAGCCAGAGCAGCAGGCCGCTTGATGGTCGTGGACGATCTCATCCAGGAGGTCGGACCCGCGCCATCGGTGCATCATCCAGATGCAGTCCGGCGGATGGCGGCCCACGAGGCGGGGCACGCTCTCGGCTTTGCTTCGCTCGGCGTCTGCCTCGTGGAACAGGTGGTCGTCGAGCCTACGGTGGGCGGCCTCTCCTCGACCACCGTTGACATTGCCGAACTCGTGCGCGGCATGCCCTACGCAACGAGGCGGGACGTCGGCGAACAGCTGCGCGCGATCCTTGCAGGGCGCGCCGCAGAAGAAGTGCTTCTTGGCGCCCCGAGCGGTGGCGCTGGCGGTTCCCAGGGTTCGGATCTCGCGCGCGCGACGCAGCTGGCCTGCGCGATCGTGGTATCGTCCGGCCTGGATGACCACCCTGAAGCGCTACTATTCCTTGCCCCTGCCGATGATCCGGTACGGCTGGGGCATCTCCTGCTCGTACCGGAGATCCGCCACCGGGTCAGTGCCGTCATCTCGCAGGGCTATGCGGAAGCCCTGGACCTCGTCCGGAAGCACCGTGACGCCGTCGAGCGTGTGGCTGCTGCTCTCGTCGAGATGGGACACCTGTCAGGTCAGGAGGTGGAGGCCATGCTGTCGTTGCGGGCACCCGCCAGCGATGTCGTGGACGGCCTGTCGTGA
- a CDS encoding DUF6634 family protein, with translation MIHVHPGREHARLLLLLEADRLAALARDLRAIAEGTAPTASELDSAPVLDRWQFSQRTMTTMVGNLVGHPRLPDGSVHTTEIWAISTTQGWARTLSRYYALGNQRSDGGHAA, from the coding sequence ATGATTCACGTCCATCCCGGGCGGGAACACGCACGCCTGCTCCTCCTCCTGGAAGCGGACCGTCTCGCCGCCCTGGCACGCGACCTCCGCGCCATCGCCGAGGGCACCGCTCCCACCGCCTCGGAACTCGACAGCGCCCCCGTGCTGGATCGGTGGCAGTTCAGTCAGAGGACGATGACGACGATGGTCGGCAATCTGGTCGGTCATCCCCGGCTGCCCGATGGATCCGTGCACACGACGGAGATCTGGGCCATCAGCACCACCCAGGGCTGGGCAAGGACGCTGTCCCGCTACTATGCGCTCGGCAACCAGCGGTCGGATGGTGGCCATGCCGCGTAG
- a CDS encoding MaoC family dehydratase: MTVTDNPFDPRSHRMMPEQRWFEDFRMGERFPLPSRTMTDAVFLAFQAVSGDNHPIHYNREFCRAHGMPDMLAHGYQVAIQTAAGAGIFPHLVEESLKAFLEQSTRFLHPVFAGDTLYPALEVDELSPNRTTGVVGLRSTVHNGDGVLVLDGRHRYLLRRRPVTP; encoded by the coding sequence GTGACTGTTACGGACAACCCCTTCGACCCTCGCTCCCACCGCATGATGCCGGAGCAGCGCTGGTTCGAGGACTTCCGCATGGGGGAGCGCTTCCCCCTTCCCAGCCGCACCATGACGGATGCCGTCTTCCTCGCCTTCCAGGCAGTCAGCGGCGACAACCACCCCATCCACTACAACCGGGAATTCTGCCGGGCGCACGGGATGCCGGACATGCTGGCCCATGGCTATCAGGTGGCAATTCAGACAGCAGCTGGGGCGGGCATCTTCCCGCACCTCGTCGAGGAGTCCCTCAAGGCCTTCCTCGAGCAATCCACCCGCTTCCTCCACCCGGTCTTCGCCGGGGACACGCTGTACCCGGCGCTGGAAGTCGACGAGCTGTCGCCGAACCGGACGACCGGCGTCGTCGGCCTGCGCAGCACTGTCCACAACGGCGACGGTGTCCTCGTCCTGGATGGACGCCACCGCTACCTCCTGCGGCGCCGCCCGGTAACCCCGTGA
- a CDS encoding CoA transferase, translating to MKPLRDVRILDLSKVFAGPLCGQYLGDLGADVIKVEPVKGGDDTRAWAPQKEGQSATFMALNRNKRSLSLDLKSEAGRAIVHRLAADVDVVIQGFGGGTARKLGVDSDTLRALNPRLIYCEISGFGRSGPLGYQPGYDVMLQAFSGMISTMGQPGGPFARASFSPVDLGTGMFALSGILAALLEREKTGQGAYVELSLLDTAMGLMTYLAQNFWLTGKPPQRMGTAHPSLAPYQAFDAADGSLMIGAGNDAQWRRLAGLLGLGDLAEDPRFATNNARVANFDETVRLVQERIAGQPVAHWLEALAAAGVPCAAIQTLDQALAHPQLASRGLVLETDHPVLGPMPQMGFPVAFDGAPREGQRPPPLHGQHTAEILRGLGYDDAAIADLAAQGAIHLPQEEVSA from the coding sequence ATGAAGCCCTTGCGCGACGTCAGGATCCTCGACCTCAGCAAGGTCTTCGCGGGTCCCCTCTGCGGCCAGTACCTCGGTGACCTCGGCGCCGATGTCATCAAAGTGGAGCCGGTGAAGGGCGGCGACGACACCCGCGCCTGGGCGCCCCAGAAGGAGGGCCAGTCCGCCACCTTCATGGCGCTGAACCGCAACAAGAGGAGCCTCTCGCTCGACCTGAAGTCCGAGGCGGGCCGGGCAATCGTCCATAGACTGGCGGCCGACGTGGATGTGGTGATCCAGGGCTTCGGCGGCGGCACCGCCCGGAAGCTCGGCGTGGACAGCGACACGCTGCGCGCCCTGAACCCCCGACTGATCTACTGCGAGATCTCCGGCTTCGGGCGCAGCGGCCCGCTGGGCTACCAGCCTGGCTACGACGTGATGCTGCAGGCCTTCAGCGGCATGATCAGCACCATGGGCCAGCCCGGCGGCCCCTTCGCGCGGGCCAGCTTCTCGCCGGTGGACCTGGGGACCGGCATGTTCGCCCTCAGCGGCATCCTCGCCGCCCTGCTGGAGCGCGAGAAGACGGGCCAGGGCGCCTACGTGGAGCTGTCCCTCCTCGACACCGCTATGGGGCTGATGACCTACCTGGCCCAGAATTTCTGGCTCACCGGGAAGCCGCCCCAACGGATGGGCACTGCCCACCCCTCCCTCGCCCCCTATCAGGCCTTCGACGCGGCCGATGGCAGCCTCATGATCGGGGCGGGCAACGACGCCCAGTGGCGCCGCCTCGCCGGGCTGCTCGGGCTGGGGGACCTGGCCGAGGACCCGCGCTTCGCGACCAACAACGCCCGCGTCGCCAACTTCGACGAGACGGTCCGCCTGGTGCAGGAGCGCATCGCGGGGCAGCCCGTCGCCCACTGGCTAGAGGCTCTGGCCGCCGCAGGCGTGCCCTGCGCCGCCATCCAGACCCTCGACCAGGCCCTGGCCCATCCCCAGCTCGCCAGCCGCGGGCTGGTTCTAGAAACGGACCACCCCGTGCTCGGCCCCATGCCGCAGATGGGCTTCCCCGTGGCCTTCGATGGGGCGCCGCGCGAGGGGCAGCGGCCCCCGCCGCTCCATGGCCAGCACACCGCGGAGATCCTGCGGGGCCTCGGCTACGACGACGCCGCCATCGCTGACCTGGCCGCTCAGGGCGCCATCCACCTGCCCCAGGAGGAGGTCTCCGCATGA
- a CDS encoding transposase family protein, translating to MTPSVTILPGQMFVYGGATIAFRYRAKDADRSYVFEDENRIPYALPPDEVILARAEDRLRDWSGVSVATVGGDRQIRRARVTYDSATEKERFLVERAHEYVMEWVNNQHVPRTDKELKKLCEVVHARRVEKAAKDKRKFAEPLCMSGSRLRQLIRIWKMGGEKADAIVTQQRFRGNYRTRLSATVTEIMWQVTDAIFLKLNGVSIAKLHRAIGKEIEKKNADLAPEARHAEPSYEAVNAHVKRICAYTLVFCREGKTVADERFRLDQGGWLTTHANEIWEIDDTRVDLICLGKDGKTVIGRPWLTFVIDRHTRMIMSYVLTFSPPDTETALEAVRLAMLPKKFFSGREPGLGKFWPAQGRPDEIHVDQGKPYNSKGFKASMMRLGIPHHTLPRLKAWYKGTVERVFGTAMREVFHLVAGSTRSNFYDRDADEIAPELVAEATLEEAEIKLLGWLLNEYMRRPHRGIQDTPLNMWERSMKDHDQRMPLTRADIINATSLSVGRRIRRGGIVVDELRYLTPHGLRMEMKATSPSDREVVVRRDPGDLTTISFLDARVTELSEERWHVATICPEHRPRVEGLTLLEYRLARALRRQNPDAFANDDPEWTSAREAARQTLEDDAASPKLTDRVRAEGRLEKKVKQAEYTVARLNEVAEGPTGDDLQSTLGVATPAKLPSSTDPVPPATSGKTSTGDGAVSAEFGKGLSVRRRDGKPR from the coding sequence ATGACGCCCTCCGTCACGATCCTGCCCGGCCAGATGTTCGTCTACGGCGGCGCCACCATCGCCTTCCGCTACCGCGCGAAGGACGCCGACCGTTCCTACGTCTTCGAGGACGAGAACCGGATCCCTTACGCGCTGCCTCCTGACGAGGTGATCCTCGCCCGCGCCGAGGACCGCCTCCGCGACTGGTCCGGTGTCTCCGTCGCCACTGTGGGAGGCGACCGGCAGATCCGTCGTGCTCGCGTCACCTATGACAGCGCAACCGAAAAGGAGCGGTTCCTGGTCGAGCGTGCCCACGAGTACGTCATGGAGTGGGTGAACAACCAGCATGTTCCCAGGACGGACAAGGAGCTGAAGAAGCTCTGCGAGGTCGTCCATGCCCGCCGCGTGGAGAAGGCCGCGAAGGACAAGCGCAAGTTCGCCGAGCCGCTGTGCATGTCCGGGAGCCGCCTGCGCCAGCTCATCCGGATCTGGAAGATGGGGGGAGAGAAGGCGGACGCGATCGTCACCCAGCAGCGATTCCGCGGGAACTACCGAACCCGTCTCAGTGCGACGGTCACCGAGATCATGTGGCAGGTGACGGATGCCATCTTCCTCAAGCTGAACGGCGTCTCGATCGCGAAGCTGCATCGCGCGATCGGCAAGGAGATCGAGAAGAAGAACGCGGATCTCGCCCCCGAGGCCCGGCATGCCGAGCCGAGCTACGAAGCGGTGAACGCCCACGTGAAGCGCATCTGCGCGTACACGCTGGTGTTCTGCCGTGAAGGCAAGACGGTAGCCGACGAACGATTCCGCCTCGATCAGGGTGGATGGCTGACCACCCATGCCAACGAGATCTGGGAGATCGACGACACCCGCGTCGACCTCATCTGCCTTGGCAAGGACGGCAAGACCGTCATCGGGCGCCCGTGGCTGACCTTCGTAATCGACCGGCATACCCGGATGATCATGAGCTACGTGCTGACCTTCTCGCCGCCCGATACCGAGACGGCGCTCGAGGCAGTCCGGCTCGCCATGCTGCCCAAGAAGTTCTTCTCCGGGCGCGAACCGGGTCTGGGCAAGTTCTGGCCCGCCCAGGGACGTCCGGACGAGATCCACGTGGATCAGGGAAAGCCCTACAACTCGAAGGGCTTCAAAGCGTCCATGATGCGCCTCGGGATCCCTCACCATACCCTCCCGCGACTCAAGGCTTGGTACAAGGGAACGGTCGAACGCGTGTTCGGGACCGCCATGCGGGAGGTCTTCCATCTCGTGGCGGGGTCCACTCGCTCCAACTTCTACGACCGAGACGCCGACGAGATCGCGCCGGAGCTGGTCGCCGAGGCGACCCTGGAGGAGGCGGAGATCAAGCTCCTTGGCTGGCTCCTGAACGAGTACATGCGCCGTCCCCATCGCGGCATCCAGGACACGCCCTTGAACATGTGGGAGAGGAGCATGAAGGACCACGACCAGCGCATGCCCCTGACCCGGGCGGACATTATTAACGCGACCTCGCTCTCGGTCGGCCGCAGGATCCGCCGAGGAGGCATCGTCGTCGACGAGCTGCGCTACCTGACCCCGCACGGCCTGCGTATGGAGATGAAGGCCACGTCTCCGAGCGACCGCGAGGTGGTCGTGCGGCGCGATCCGGGGGACCTGACGACCATCTCCTTCCTGGATGCCCGCGTCACGGAACTTTCCGAGGAGCGCTGGCATGTCGCGACGATCTGCCCGGAGCACCGCCCCCGTGTCGAGGGTCTGACCCTGCTGGAGTATCGCCTCGCGCGGGCGCTGCGCCGCCAGAACCCGGACGCCTTCGCGAACGACGACCCGGAGTGGACGTCCGCCCGCGAAGCTGCCCGCCAGACCCTTGAGGACGATGCCGCCAGCCCCAAGCTGACCGACCGCGTGCGGGCGGAGGGGCGGCTGGAGAAGAAGGTCAAGCAGGCCGAGTACACGGTCGCGCGCCTGAACGAGGTGGCGGAGGGACCCACCGGCGACGACCTCCAGTCTACCCTGGGTGTCGCGACCCCGGCGAAGCTGCCTTCTTCCACGGATCCTGTACCTCCCGCGACGTCCGGGAAGACCTCGACGGGTGACGGTGCGGTGTCTGCCGAGTTCGGCAAGGGCTTGTCTGTCCGGCGGCGGGATGGGAAGCCCCGTTGA
- a CDS encoding enoyl-CoA hydratase/isomerase family protein gives MTDEVTYSAADGIAEITLARGPVNALSVDFLEAILDGFRRAAADDAVRAVILRSALPRRFSAGLDLDILMGKSGLEVRRFLERLYVGLADVQYGMGKTTIAAVNGAARGGGMTLAISCDVILAAEGGSFGYPEIELGLIPAIHFAHLPRIVGRHRAFDLLFTGRRFEAAEAAAMGLVSRVVPDDALDGAARALAAEFAAKPPVAMRLGRAAFMRANDLDYRRSVANAVEDFCNLATTDEAQEGLAAFIEKREPSWRR, from the coding sequence ATGACGGATGAGGTCACCTACTCGGCGGCGGATGGCATCGCCGAGATCACCCTCGCTCGCGGCCCGGTCAACGCACTCAGCGTGGACTTCCTGGAGGCCATCCTGGACGGCTTCCGCCGTGCCGCCGCCGACGACGCAGTGCGTGCGGTGATCCTGCGCAGCGCCCTGCCGCGCCGCTTCTCCGCCGGGCTGGATCTCGACATCCTCATGGGTAAGAGCGGCCTGGAAGTACGCCGCTTCCTGGAGCGCCTCTATGTCGGGCTGGCCGACGTCCAGTACGGGATGGGCAAGACCACCATTGCCGCGGTGAACGGTGCCGCGCGCGGTGGCGGGATGACGCTCGCCATCTCCTGCGACGTAATCCTGGCCGCCGAAGGGGGGAGTTTCGGCTATCCGGAGATCGAGCTGGGCCTTATCCCGGCCATCCACTTCGCCCACCTGCCGCGCATCGTCGGCCGCCACCGTGCCTTCGACCTCCTTTTCACGGGACGGCGTTTCGAGGCAGCGGAGGCCGCGGCTATGGGGCTGGTCAGCCGGGTCGTGCCCGACGACGCGCTGGACGGTGCGGCCCGCGCCCTGGCCGCCGAATTCGCCGCCAAGCCGCCGGTCGCGATGCGCCTCGGCCGAGCCGCCTTCATGCGCGCCAACGACCTGGATTACCGCCGCAGCGTGGCCAACGCGGTCGAGGACTTCTGCAATCTGGCAACGACGGACGAGGCCCAGGAGGGACTGGCCGCCTTCATTGAAAAGCGGGAGCCGTCCTGGAGGCGCTGA